A DNA window from Actinomadura coerulea contains the following coding sequences:
- a CDS encoding DUF2017 domain-containing protein, producing the protein MSHVRKTRDGFRLRLEPEETALLRALMEQLLALLGEESGEKGELASLGIAENATKSDDPVLARLFPDAYRDDGEAAGEFRRYTEMGLRDGKREAARAVLGALGEGGTETVLDEKRMQEWLRALNDARLAIGTRLDITEDWYEEAGGMDPRDPRAPMYAAYDWLTMLQDGLVRALE; encoded by the coding sequence ATGAGCCATGTGAGGAAGACACGCGACGGCTTCCGGCTGCGGCTGGAGCCGGAGGAGACCGCGCTGCTGCGCGCCCTGATGGAGCAGCTGCTCGCCCTCCTCGGCGAGGAGTCCGGCGAGAAGGGCGAGCTGGCGTCCCTCGGGATCGCCGAGAACGCCACGAAGTCGGACGACCCGGTCCTGGCGCGGCTGTTCCCGGACGCCTACCGCGACGACGGCGAGGCCGCCGGGGAGTTCCGCCGCTACACCGAGATGGGCCTGCGCGACGGCAAGCGCGAGGCGGCCCGGGCGGTGCTCGGGGCGCTGGGCGAGGGCGGCACCGAGACCGTCCTCGACGAGAAGCGGATGCAGGAGTGGCTGCGGGCGCTGAACGACGCGCGGCTGGCGATCGGCACCCGGCTGGACATCACCGAGGACTGGTACGAGGAGGCGGGCGGCATGGACCCGCGCGACCCGCGCGCCCCCATGTACGCCGCCTACGACTGGCTGACGATGCTGCAGGACGGTCTCGTCCGCGCCCTGGAGTAG
- the clpS gene encoding ATP-dependent Clp protease adapter ClpS, whose protein sequence is MSTAPAPVELERPDAAEDVSADRPWLAIVWNDPINLMSYVTYVFQAVFGYPKAKAEKLMLDVHHKGRAVVANGTREEMERDVEILHSYGLWATVKRDD, encoded by the coding sequence ATGAGCACGGCGCCCGCACCGGTGGAGCTGGAGCGGCCGGACGCGGCGGAGGACGTGAGCGCCGACCGGCCCTGGCTGGCCATAGTCTGGAACGACCCGATCAACCTGATGTCGTACGTCACGTACGTGTTCCAGGCTGTGTTCGGCTACCCCAAGGCGAAGGCCGAGAAGCTGATGCTCGACGTGCACCACAAGGGCCGCGCCGTGGTGGCCAACGGCACCCGCGAGGAGATGGAGCGGGACGTGGAGATCCTGCACTCCTACGGCCTGTGGGCGACCGTGAAACGGGACGACTGA
- a CDS encoding nicotinate phosphoribosyltransferase yields MVPAPGPKVPLVDLGDGTALLTDQYELTMLQAALRSGTDGRRAVFEVFARSLPAGRRYGVVAGTGRLLDAIEAFRFGDSELEFLSENGIVDEPTVRWLEKYRFTGNVWGYPEGECYFPESPILMVEGTFGEAVLLETLALSILNHDCAIASAASRMAQAAQDRPIIEMGSRRTHERAAVAAARAAYIAGFTTTSNLEAGRLYGVPTAGTSAHSFTLLHDSERHAFEAQLAALGESTTLLVDTYDVERAVRTAVELAGPDLGAVRIDSGDLGVVARRVREQLDSLGAHGTRIVVTGDLDEYGIAALGAAPVDGYGVGTSLVTGSGAPTASLVYKLVARADGPDEDAPMRPVAKRSTGKPSRGGRKTAVRRVDGHGVAYAETVFTTEPTPGPRDRVLQVPLVRDGEVVGREALREARERHARSVAELPATARRLSRGEPAVPTEFVNGGPRR; encoded by the coding sequence ATGGTGCCCGCACCCGGCCCTAAAGTTCCACTTGTGGACCTTGGTGACGGCACGGCCCTGCTGACCGACCAGTACGAGCTGACCATGCTGCAGGCCGCCCTGCGCAGCGGGACGGACGGCCGCCGCGCGGTCTTCGAGGTGTTCGCGCGGAGCCTGCCCGCCGGGCGGCGGTACGGGGTCGTCGCGGGCACCGGGCGGCTCCTGGACGCCATCGAGGCGTTCCGGTTCGGCGACTCCGAGCTGGAGTTCCTCAGCGAGAACGGCATCGTGGACGAGCCCACGGTGCGCTGGCTGGAGAAGTACCGCTTCACCGGGAACGTCTGGGGCTACCCCGAGGGCGAGTGCTACTTCCCCGAGTCGCCGATCCTGATGGTCGAGGGGACGTTCGGAGAGGCGGTCCTGCTGGAGACCCTCGCCCTGTCGATCCTCAACCACGACTGCGCCATCGCGTCCGCGGCGTCCCGGATGGCGCAGGCCGCGCAGGACCGCCCGATCATCGAGATGGGGTCGCGGCGCACCCACGAGCGCGCCGCCGTGGCCGCCGCCCGCGCCGCCTACATCGCCGGGTTCACCACCACGTCCAACCTGGAGGCGGGCCGGCTGTACGGCGTCCCCACCGCCGGGACGAGCGCGCACTCCTTCACCCTCCTGCACGACAGCGAGCGGCACGCGTTCGAGGCGCAGCTCGCGGCCCTCGGCGAGAGCACCACGCTGCTGGTCGACACCTACGACGTCGAGCGCGCCGTCCGGACGGCGGTGGAGCTGGCGGGGCCGGACCTCGGCGCCGTCCGGATCGACAGCGGCGACCTCGGGGTGGTGGCGCGGCGCGTCCGCGAGCAGCTCGACTCCCTCGGCGCGCACGGCACGCGCATCGTGGTGACCGGCGACCTGGACGAGTACGGCATAGCGGCGCTCGGCGCGGCGCCCGTCGACGGGTACGGCGTGGGGACGTCCCTGGTGACCGGTTCCGGCGCCCCCACCGCGTCGCTCGTCTACAAGCTCGTCGCGCGGGCGGACGGCCCGGACGAGGACGCGCCCATGCGCCCGGTCGCCAAGCGCTCGACGGGCAAGCCGAGCCGCGGCGGGCGCAAGACCGCCGTCCGCCGCGTCGACGGGCACGGCGTCGCCTACGCCGAGACGGTGTTCACCACGGAGCCGACGCCCGGCCCCCGTGACCGCGTCCTCCAGGTGCCGCTCGTGCGGGACGGCGAGGTCGTCGGCCGCGAGGCGCTCCGCGAGGCCAGGGAGCGCCACGCCCGCTCGGTCGCCGAACTGCCCGCCACGGCGCGCCGCCTCTCCAGGGGAGAGCCCGCCGTCCCGACCGAGTTCGTCAACGGCGGGCCACGCCGTTGA
- a CDS encoding isochorismatase family protein, producing MGKKALIIVDVQNDFCEGGSLAVAGGAAVATAISEYVAAHRSEYAHIVATRDFHLDPGGHFSAEPDFADTWPPHCVIGTPGADFHPNLALAPIEAVFSKGRETAAYSGFEGFSDDETPLADWLAARGVDAVDVVGIATDHCVRATAVDAVRAGLRTTVLLDLTAGVSKATVDQALDELGQEGIVLSGAPVVTA from the coding sequence ATGGGCAAGAAGGCTCTGATCATCGTGGACGTGCAGAACGATTTCTGCGAGGGCGGGTCTCTGGCGGTCGCGGGCGGCGCCGCCGTGGCGACCGCGATCTCCGAGTACGTGGCGGCGCACCGGTCCGAGTACGCGCACATCGTGGCGACCCGTGACTTCCACCTCGACCCGGGCGGCCACTTCTCCGCCGAACCGGACTTCGCCGACACCTGGCCGCCGCACTGCGTGATCGGCACCCCGGGCGCCGACTTCCACCCGAACCTCGCCCTCGCCCCCATCGAGGCCGTGTTCAGCAAGGGCCGCGAGACCGCCGCCTACAGCGGCTTCGAGGGGTTCTCCGACGACGAGACCCCACTCGCCGACTGGCTCGCCGCCCGCGGCGTGGACGCCGTCGACGTCGTCGGCATCGCCACCGACCACTGCGTCCGGGCCACTGCCGTGGACGCCGTCCGCGCAGGCCTGCGCACCACCGTCCTGCTGGACCTGACGGCCGGGGTCAGCAAGGCCACCGTCGACCAGGCGCTGGACGAGCTCGGCCAGGAGGGCATCGTCCTGTCCGGCGCCCCCGTGGTCACCGCCTGA
- a CDS encoding gluconokinase has protein sequence MPLPPPTVILVAGVSGSGKTTIGTLLAERLGWEYAEADAFHSEANVAKMRAGRPLTDEDRLPWLRTIAAWIADRLATGRPGVVTCSALKRSYRDMLLDEHAGVRLVLLDGDRDTIAARMRSRKGHFFKAELLDSQFADLEPPEPDENIVTAPITGTPKETVTHILKSLALDCAPR, from the coding sequence ATGCCCCTTCCCCCTCCCACGGTGATCCTGGTCGCCGGCGTGTCAGGCAGCGGCAAGACCACCATCGGCACGCTCCTCGCCGAACGCCTCGGCTGGGAGTACGCCGAGGCCGACGCGTTCCACTCCGAGGCCAACGTCGCCAAGATGCGCGCGGGCCGTCCCCTCACCGACGAGGACCGCCTCCCCTGGCTGCGCACCATCGCCGCGTGGATCGCCGACCGCCTCGCCACCGGCCGCCCCGGCGTCGTCACCTGCTCCGCCCTGAAGCGCAGCTACCGCGACATGCTGCTCGACGAACACGCGGGCGTCCGCCTGGTCCTCCTGGACGGCGACCGCGACACGATCGCCGCCCGCATGCGCTCCCGCAAGGGCCACTTCTTCAAGGCCGAGCTCCTCGACTCCCAGTTCGCCGACCTGGAACCCCCGGAACCGGACGAGAACATCGTCACCGCCCCCATCACGGGCACCCCCAAGGAAACCGTCACCCACATCCTCAAGTCCCTGGCCCTGGACTGCGCTCCCCGCTGA
- a CDS encoding FHA domain-containing protein — MSNRAQMTQMPEGIGPVWTIGRHEACTVRRIADSVSRMHAEVSYTAAEGWSVKDLGSTNGTVVKPKEGAPWKLAPGERYFIGEDDTIFFGPDASLRPRNLPWP; from the coding sequence ATGAGCAATCGCGCTCAGATGACCCAGATGCCCGAGGGCATCGGCCCTGTCTGGACCATCGGCCGCCACGAGGCATGCACTGTCCGCCGCATTGCCGACAGTGTCAGCCGGATGCACGCGGAGGTGAGCTACACCGCCGCCGAAGGCTGGTCCGTGAAGGACCTCGGGTCCACGAACGGCACTGTGGTCAAGCCCAAGGAAGGCGCCCCTTGGAAGCTTGCTCCCGGGGAGCGGTACTTCATCGGGGAAGACGACACGATCTTCTTCGGCCCCGACGCCAGCCTCCGCCCCCGGAACCTCCCGTGGCCGTGA
- a CDS encoding Txe/YoeB family addiction module toxin, whose translation MKILFTPEAWDDYLWWQRNDRATLKRLKRLIEDICRNGHEGIGKPEPLRQNLAGFWSRRITTEHRIVYVIEADTVQIVACRTYYE comes from the coding sequence GTGAAGATCCTCTTCACGCCGGAGGCCTGGGACGACTACCTCTGGTGGCAGCGGAACGACCGTGCGACCCTCAAACGGTTGAAACGGCTGATCGAAGACATCTGCCGCAACGGTCACGAGGGCATCGGTAAGCCAGAACCCCTCCGTCAGAACCTGGCGGGCTTCTGGTCGCGCCGTATCACCACCGAACACCGCATCGTCTACGTCATCGAAGCCGACACCGTTCAGATCGTCGCCTGCCGCACTTACTACGAATGA
- a CDS encoding type II toxin-antitoxin system Phd/YefM family antitoxin, protein MHPMSASEFRSKLAATLDRVTEDLDEVIVTRPNRDPAVVISLREYESLKETAFLLGIPANARHLASSIQSLRGGQAQPHELIEDGEQDAE, encoded by the coding sequence ATGCATCCGATGTCCGCGAGCGAGTTCCGCTCCAAGCTGGCTGCGACATTGGACCGCGTCACCGAGGATCTCGATGAGGTCATCGTGACCCGGCCCAACCGCGACCCCGCCGTTGTGATCAGCCTGCGCGAGTACGAGTCGCTGAAGGAGACGGCTTTCCTGCTCGGCATTCCCGCCAACGCCCGTCATCTCGCCTCCTCGATCCAGAGCCTGCGCGGCGGCCAGGCCCAGCCGCACGAACTCATCGAAGACGGTGAACAGGACGCCGAGTGA